The following proteins are co-located in the Cydia fagiglandana chromosome 2, ilCydFagi1.1, whole genome shotgun sequence genome:
- the LOC134675122 gene encoding uncharacterized protein CG16817-like has protein sequence MSETATPPPVLWAQRKEDVFLTFSVESKDPTIKIEKDSVYFKGLNAQDNKTHEVTIPLYDAVVPDTSAFVNKGRCIEMVLRKEKKDAPYWPSLTKDKKKPHYLKIDFNKWRDEDDEEEEGGGAMNYDIEEMLRSMGGGGGGLGGAGDKTEKPSFDDLESDSDDENLPDLE, from the coding sequence ATGAGCGAAACTGCAACCCCACCACCCGTTTTATGGGCCCAGCGGAAAGAAGATGTATTCCTCACGTTTAGCGTCGAATCAAAAGACCCCACAATTAAAATAGAAAAAGATTCGGTATATTTCAAAGGCTTAAATGCACAAGACAATAAAACACACGAGGTAACTATACCTTTATACGATGCCGTGGTTCCTGATACTAGCGCTTTCGTAAATAAAGGCAGGTGCATAGAAATGGTATTGCGCAAAGAAAAGAAGGATGCTCCTTACTGGCCGTCGTTAACGAAAGACAAGAAGAAGCCGCACTATCTGAAGATCGACTTTAATAAGTGGAGAGATGAAGATGACGAGGAGGAGGAAGGTGGAGGTGCTATGAACTACGATATAGAAGAAATGCTGCGGTCAATGGGCGGCGGTGGTGGCGGGCTCGGTGGAGCCGGTGACAAGACCGAAAAACCGTCGTTCGACGACCTGGAGAGCGATTCTGATGACGAAAACCTACCCGATCTGGAATAA
- the LOC134675132 gene encoding programmed cell death protein 2-like yields MAKQQGKVYLGYEEEAVGEKNQTLLNYTVNKIGGFPDWPPLENVQFPSKCQLCGLHRILIVQCYAPLENSVYHRTLYLFACINPNCWIQSESWICVRSQYQDNSIKQSSTIVNLPSVETNLSWCTGADEWDENDNGDTANGNFMNVDNAPSPNNGMHRNSDEDEESNSLEVETVEQALGNLHVFDAHNANTSPVQGAVGAIGVPVAAAELEGGDEPGLVTVDTPTAASNDIEALLHQTAELPQDIRSRLLCAPLQFVPKYIYVEEEWHKVSSPDDRVTELLNKYKKENELEVCAGGGGGGGGPDEEQYEETAPLHGDRLFHAFLSRLRKNPGQILRYSLEEAPLLGAPLPRAAGARTPESPGAPAACARCGARLVCELQLVPEFAGTLSLPPVSHASPPPALSHLHFLSVFVFTCAQSCWQPGDALVPETVVFQPEVV; encoded by the exons ATGGCAAAACAGCAGGGTAAAGTTTACTTAGGTTACGAAGAAGAGGCAGTGGGTGAAAAAAACCaaactttattaaattatacagTAAATAAAATTGGTGGATTTCCC GATTGGCCGCCTCTCGAGAACGTGCAGTTTCCTTCCAAGTGTCAATTATGTGGATTGCACAGAATTTTAATCGTCCAATGCTATGCTCCTCTGGAAAATTCGGTTTATCATCGCACTTTATATCTTTTCGCCTGTATTAATCCTAATTGCTGGATTCAATCAGAAAG TTGGATTTGTGTTCGAAGCCAATATCAAGACAACTCCATTAAACAGTCAAGTACAATAGTAAACTTGCCGTCAGTTGAGACTAATCTCAGTTGGTGCACTGGTGCAGATGAATGGGATGAGAATGACAATGGTGATACTGCAAATGGGAACTTCATGAATGTGGATAATGCTCCCAGCCCTAACAATGGCATGCACAG AAATTCTGATGAGGATGAAGAAAGCAACTCCTTAGAAGTGGAAACTGTAGAGCAAGCTCTTGGGAATCTACATGTTTTTGATGCACACAATGCCAATACGTCTCCAGTGCAAG GAGCTGTAGGGGCTATAGGAGTACCAGTGGCCGCAGCGGAGCTAGAGGGTGGTGATGAGCCGGGACTAGTCACTGTAGACACGCCCACTGCCGCTTCCAACGATATAGAAGCACTCCTGCACCAG ACGGCAGAGTTACCGCAGGACATACGAAGCCGATTGCTGTGCGCTCCGTTGCAGTTTGTGCCCAAATACATTTACGTTGAAGAGGAATGGCACAAGGTGTCCAGCCCAGATGATAGGGTGACGGAATTGCTCAATAAATACAAGAAAGAAAATG aactaGAGGTttgcgccggcggcggcgggggcggcggcgGGCCGGACGAGGAGCAGTACGAGGAGACGGCGCCGCTGCACGGAGACCGGCTGTTCCACGCCTTCCTGTCCCGCCTCAGAAAGAACCCGGGGCAGATCTTAAG GTACTCCCTTGAGGAGGCCCCGCTGCTGGGCGCGCCGCTGCCGCGCGCGGCCGGCGCGCGCACGCCCGAGTCGCCCGGCGCGCCCGCCGCCTGCGCGCGCTGCGGCGCCCGCCTCGTCTGCGAACTGCAACTCGTGCCGGAGTTCGCCGGGACCCTCTCGCTCCCGCCCGTCTCCCACGCGTCGCCGCCTCCCGCTCTCTCGCACCTGCACTTCCTCTCGGTGTTCGTGTTCACGTGCGCGCAGAGCTGCTGGCAGCCGGGCGACGCGCTCGTTCCGGAGACCGTCGTCTTCCAGCCTGAAGTTGTTTAA